The following proteins are co-located in the Microcystis wesenbergii NRERC-220 genome:
- a CDS encoding TolC family protein has translation MLLLRYGITVSAVLGLIFLAESSVKAQTQSAADLLKKPQPTVNPVSQLPGPSAAPATTEADPKAPNYLNPSGNPLIFPTKPDEVNIRVVQPITLNQAIELALKNNQTLQTARVDLEIARAQLKEQQAALLPTAQAETSLTQDQSAAAQRQNELARQQGIPAVTPEDSTTLQGSVRIVYGVYTGGERAAQIKRAEKVIRQQELEVERVSEQTRFDATDAYYELQRGDAQVAIAQASIEDASQSLRDAQLLEQAGLGTRFAVLQAEVDLANANQDLTRAISNQRISRRRLAQILSVGQHIELTAADEIREAGTWGLSLDDSIVLAYKNRAELEQQLLQREISAEDRSIAISAVIPQVDLLGQYNVLNDLSDEAGFGDGFSVGGRIRWTFFDGGRAFARARQAERNIDRADTEFSLRRNEIRLQVEESYYSLISNQENIKTSQKSIESATESLRLARLRFQAGVGTQTDVINSQRDLTDARSRYLQAIVDYNRSLNSLQRAISNLPDNRLFEVR, from the coding sequence ATGTTGCTCTTGCGTTATGGTATTACCGTGAGTGCGGTGCTTGGGTTGATTTTCTTGGCTGAATCCTCGGTTAAGGCACAAACTCAGTCCGCTGCCGATTTATTGAAGAAACCCCAACCTACTGTCAATCCAGTTTCTCAATTACCCGGTCCATCGGCGGCACCGGCAACCACGGAAGCGGATCCCAAAGCCCCTAATTATCTTAATCCTAGTGGCAATCCGCTAATTTTTCCCACCAAACCAGATGAGGTGAATATTAGGGTAGTACAACCGATCACCTTAAATCAAGCGATCGAATTAGCTTTAAAAAATAATCAGACCTTACAGACAGCCCGGGTCGATTTAGAAATCGCTCGCGCCCAATTAAAGGAACAACAGGCGGCTTTATTACCCACGGCCCAAGCGGAAACCAGTCTCACTCAAGATCAATCGGCAGCTGCCCAAAGACAGAATGAGTTAGCCCGTCAACAGGGAATCCCAGCAGTTACACCCGAAGACAGTACCACCCTTCAGGGTAGTGTTCGCATCGTCTATGGGGTTTATACAGGGGGTGAACGGGCAGCCCAGATCAAAAGGGCCGAAAAAGTGATCCGGCAACAGGAATTAGAGGTGGAACGAGTCTCGGAACAAACTCGTTTTGATGCCACCGATGCCTATTATGAATTACAAAGGGGTGACGCTCAGGTAGCGATCGCCCAAGCCTCGATCGAAGATGCTAGTCAAAGTTTACGCGATGCTCAATTATTGGAGCAAGCGGGACTAGGAACCCGATTTGCTGTCCTACAGGCGGAAGTTGACCTCGCTAACGCTAACCAAGACTTAACCCGGGCGATTTCTAACCAGCGTATTTCCCGACGGCGACTGGCACAGATATTGAGTGTCGGCCAACACATTGAGTTAACCGCTGCCGATGAGATTCGCGAGGCGGGAACTTGGGGCTTGAGTCTTGATGATAGTATCGTTTTAGCCTACAAAAATCGCGCAGAATTAGAACAACAACTCTTACAACGGGAAATTAGCGCAGAAGACCGCTCGATCGCTATTTCGGCGGTGATTCCCCAAGTGGACCTTTTGGGTCAATATAATGTCCTCAACGATCTCAGTGATGAAGCTGGTTTTGGCGATGGTTTTAGCGTCGGTGGCCGGATTCGTTGGACTTTTTTTGATGGTGGTCGTGCCTTTGCTCGCGCTCGTCAAGCGGAAAGAAATATCGATCGCGCCGATACGGAATTCTCCCTCCGTCGCAATGAAATTCGCCTTCAAGTGGAGGAATCCTACTATAGTTTGATTTCTAACCAAGAAAACATCAAAACTTCGCAAAAAAGCATTGAATCGGCCACGGAAAGTCTGCGATTAGCCCGTTTACGCTTTCAGGCGGGTGTGGGAACCCAAACGGATGTGATCAACTCCCAACGGGATTTAACCGATGCCAGAAGCCGTTATCTACAGGCGATCGTCGATTACAATAGATCCTTGAATAGTCTCCAGCGAGCGATTAGTAATTTACCGGATAATCGTTTGTTTGAAGTGCGTTAA
- the ntrB gene encoding nitrate ABC transporter permease — MAVSISRRSQSPKWVKDLQKKLPKLATSAIALLIFLAIWQILCFSPDAPLPSPTKVVSDTWELIINPFFNNGGTDVGLFWQIFASLQRVAVGFTLAAIVGIAAGILIGSNALIYDAIDPIFQILRTVPPLAWLPISLAAFRNNEPSAIFVIFITAIWPIIINTAVGVQQVPQDYKNVSRVLKLSKIEYFFNILFPATVPYVFTGLRIGIGLSWLAIVAAEMLIGGVGIGFFIWDAWNSSMISEIILALIYVGIVGFLLDRLMAYIAKLVVPEENK; from the coding sequence ATGGCTGTTTCTATTTCTCGTCGTTCTCAAAGTCCAAAATGGGTAAAAGACCTGCAAAAAAAATTACCCAAACTAGCAACTTCGGCGATTGCTTTATTAATTTTCCTTGCCATCTGGCAAATTCTCTGTTTTAGCCCCGATGCTCCCCTTCCTAGTCCCACCAAAGTGGTTAGCGATACCTGGGAATTAATTATTAATCCCTTCTTCAATAATGGTGGCACGGATGTGGGGTTATTCTGGCAAATTTTCGCCAGTTTACAACGGGTGGCCGTCGGTTTTACCCTTGCCGCTATTGTCGGTATCGCTGCGGGTATTTTAATCGGTAGCAACGCTCTAATTTATGATGCGATCGATCCGATTTTCCAAATCCTGCGTACCGTTCCCCCCCTAGCTTGGCTACCCATCTCCCTCGCCGCTTTTCGTAATAACGAACCTAGTGCCATATTTGTAATTTTTATTACAGCAATTTGGCCAATTATTATTAACACAGCCGTGGGAGTACAGCAGGTTCCCCAAGACTATAAAAACGTCTCTAGAGTGCTAAAATTATCAAAAATTGAATACTTTTTTAATATTCTTTTTCCCGCCACTGTTCCCTACGTTTTCACGGGATTAAGAATCGGTATCGGTTTATCTTGGTTGGCGATTGTAGCGGCGGAAATGCTGATCGGTGGCGTGGGAATTGGCTTCTTTATCTGGGATGCTTGGAATAGTTCCATGATCAGTGAAATTATCCTCGCCCTGATTTATGTGGGTATTGTTGGTTTCTTACTCGATCGCCTCATGGCCTACATCGCTAAATTAGTTGTACCCGAAGAAAATAAATAA
- a CDS encoding DUF2301 domain-containing membrane protein encodes MTSPAVDRVYQGQFGEFTITDSDRLGVRLYRLGLNLAAFSFAVATIIVLSRPQLLPLTNLLYIGFCLGLGISLLTIHIYLIPLHRLLQVFWLIGAITSLILSFYYQLSPLEFVYNHPVSLLGVGFIFASLTGIYFKEAFCFNRLETKFLTPLVPALLLGHLLGILPLNWEKGLLILWATLFVIFALGKLSQPLPNDIGDKSVFEHLNH; translated from the coding sequence ATGACTTCCCCTGCTGTCGATCGAGTTTATCAAGGTCAATTCGGAGAGTTTACGATTACGGATAGCGATCGCCTAGGCGTGCGTCTCTACCGTCTGGGGTTAAATTTAGCGGCTTTTAGTTTCGCTGTCGCTACAATTATAGTTCTCAGCCGACCGCAATTATTGCCCCTGACCAACCTTTTATACATTGGTTTTTGTCTGGGGTTAGGCATCAGTTTATTGACTATCCATATTTATTTAATTCCCCTTCATCGTCTCCTGCAAGTTTTTTGGCTAATCGGGGCGATTACTTCCCTAATTTTAAGCTTTTATTATCAGCTTTCTCCCCTAGAATTTGTCTATAACCATCCGGTGAGTTTATTGGGTGTGGGCTTTATTTTTGCTAGTCTCACGGGGATTTATTTCAAAGAAGCCTTTTGTTTTAATCGTCTAGAAACCAAGTTTTTAACCCCTCTAGTTCCCGCCCTTTTACTCGGTCATCTTTTGGGGATATTGCCCTTAAATTGGGAAAAGGGGCTATTAATTCTCTGGGCGACTTTATTCGTTATCTTTGCCCTGGGAAAGTTAAGCCAACCTCTCCCCAACGATATCGGTGATAAATCCGTCTTTGAACATCTTAATCATTGA
- the lpxD gene encoding UDP-3-O-(3-hydroxymyristoyl)glucosamine N-acyltransferase: MKFSEIAQKLSPLVQSQSLTAYPDRNPQIKAITPIETALVDTISYIEGGKFASFVAKTDATALILPLDSNLQQQADERGIAWLASANPRLLFAHAIKLFYQPFQPQPYIHATAVVHPSAKIGHKVAIGAHAVVEANVTLGDGVCIHPNAVIYPGVHIGDRTILHANCTIHERVQIGNDCVIHSGAVIGAEGFGFVPVPEGWFKMEQSGIVVLEDGVEIGCNSAVDRPAVGETRIGSQTKIDNLVHIAHNCQIGQACALAGQVGMAGGVKVGNRVILAGQVGIANQAVIGDGAIATAQTGIHNDIGAGEVVSGSPAMPHKLFLKVAAAYKRLPEIYQAVKQLKK; this comes from the coding sequence TAGTGAAATTGCCCAAAAATTAAGCCCTTTAGTGCAATCCCAGAGTTTGACCGCCTATCCCGACAGAAATCCCCAAATTAAAGCCATAACTCCCATCGAAACCGCCCTAGTCGATACCATTAGCTATATCGAAGGGGGAAAATTTGCTTCCTTTGTCGCCAAAACTGACGCTACTGCCCTAATTCTGCCCCTGGATAGCAATCTACAACAACAGGCCGACGAACGCGGCATCGCTTGGTTAGCTAGTGCCAATCCTCGACTTTTATTCGCCCACGCCATCAAATTATTCTATCAACCCTTTCAGCCCCAACCCTACATTCACGCCACCGCCGTGGTGCATCCATCGGCTAAAATCGGCCATAAAGTCGCCATCGGGGCCCATGCCGTGGTAGAAGCCAATGTCACCCTCGGTGATGGGGTGTGCATTCATCCTAACGCCGTTATTTACCCCGGGGTGCATATTGGCGATCGCACAATTCTCCACGCTAACTGTACCATCCATGAACGGGTACAAATCGGCAATGATTGCGTTATCCACAGTGGCGCTGTTATCGGTGCCGAGGGCTTCGGTTTTGTGCCAGTTCCCGAAGGCTGGTTTAAGATGGAACAATCGGGTATCGTGGTCTTAGAAGATGGGGTAGAAATTGGCTGTAATAGCGCCGTGGATCGCCCGGCAGTGGGAGAAACCCGCATCGGTAGCCAGACTAAGATCGATAATCTCGTCCATATTGCCCATAATTGCCAAATTGGCCAAGCTTGCGCCCTAGCAGGACAGGTGGGCATGGCAGGAGGCGTAAAAGTGGGCAATCGCGTTATTTTAGCGGGACAGGTGGGCATTGCCAATCAAGCAGTAATCGGTGACGGTGCGATCGCAACCGCCCAAACTGGCATTCACAACGATATCGGAGCAGGAGAAGTGGTTTCTGGCTCTCCTGCTATGCCTCATAAACTATTCCTCAAGGTAGCAGCCGCTTACAAGCGTTTACCCGAAATCTATCAAGCGGTTAAGCAATTAAAAAAATAG
- the thiO gene encoding glycine oxidase ThiO produces MNSTSEILIVGGGIIGLAIAVDLQLRGAKVTLLVRDIAQAASRAAAGMLAPHAEGIPPGPFLDLCLRSRWLYPEWSRKIEDLTGINSGYYPCGILAPVYELDQPVTTKEVNKIWLDSNAVHLYQPGLGKDVVGGWWYPDDGQVDNRQLVTALQQAAENLGVEIRQGVEVHAIQQKQGKVKSIYTSIGELEAKIYILAAGSWASQLLPLPIHPVKGQMAAVKMPPNQTLTRVLFGPQTYLVPRRHGRLIIGATSEKVAWQTGNTPQGLQTLFERATRLYPPLADWEIEEMWWGFRPGTADELPILGRSSCDNLILATGHYRNGILLAPVTASLIADLVINDKVNPILTHFRCDRFNQPSPVTIPPMSLTIIENKPQALLSPQNDCLTIAGKTFHSRLMTGTGKYANLTTMQESISASECQIVTVAVRRVQTNAPFDLAQGKPGHEGLAEAIDWSKIWMLPNTAGCQTAEEAIRVARLGREMAKLLGQEDNNFIKLEVIPDPKYLLPDPIGTLQAAEQLVKEGFAVLPYINADPLLAKRLEEAGCATVMPLGSPIGSGQGLKNEANIAIIIESAKIPVVVDAGIGTPSEAARALEMGADALLINSAIAMAANPAMMAQAMGMAAKAGRLAYLAGRMPIKSSASPSSPLTGTIA; encoded by the coding sequence ATGAACTCAACTAGCGAAATTTTGATCGTGGGCGGTGGTATCATCGGATTAGCGATCGCCGTCGATTTGCAATTGCGCGGGGCAAAAGTTACCCTCCTAGTTCGAGATATAGCTCAGGCCGCTAGTCGTGCGGCCGCGGGAATGTTAGCCCCCCACGCAGAAGGGATTCCCCCGGGTCCCTTTCTCGATCTTTGTCTGCGATCACGATGGTTATATCCAGAATGGAGCCGCAAAATCGAGGATTTAACGGGGATAAACAGCGGTTACTATCCCTGTGGTATTCTTGCTCCCGTTTACGAGCTAGATCAGCCCGTTACTACCAAGGAAGTTAATAAAATTTGGTTAGACAGCAATGCAGTTCACCTCTACCAACCCGGACTAGGGAAAGATGTGGTCGGTGGTTGGTGGTATCCCGACGATGGACAAGTGGACAATCGGCAGCTAGTGACCGCGCTGCAACAAGCAGCCGAAAATTTAGGGGTAGAAATTCGCCAGGGGGTAGAAGTCCACGCCATACAACAAAAGCAGGGAAAAGTCAAGAGTATTTATACCTCAATTGGGGAATTAGAAGCAAAAATTTACATTTTAGCGGCGGGATCCTGGGCCAGTCAACTATTACCCCTCCCTATCCATCCCGTCAAAGGCCAAATGGCCGCAGTAAAAATGCCCCCTAACCAGACCTTAACTAGGGTTTTATTCGGTCCGCAAACCTATCTGGTTCCCCGTCGCCATGGTCGTTTAATTATCGGGGCCACTTCCGAAAAAGTGGCCTGGCAAACGGGTAATACACCCCAAGGACTGCAAACCCTTTTTGAACGCGCCACCCGTCTCTATCCCCCTTTAGCTGACTGGGAAATCGAGGAAATGTGGTGGGGATTCCGTCCGGGTACAGCGGATGAATTGCCCATTTTAGGCCGCAGTAGCTGTGATAACCTGATTTTAGCCACCGGTCACTATCGCAATGGCATTTTACTCGCTCCTGTCACTGCTTCCTTAATCGCTGACCTAGTGATTAATGACAAAGTTAATCCCATTTTGACCCATTTTCGATGTGATCGCTTTAATCAACCATCACCCGTTACTATTCCACCTATGTCCTTAACTATTATTGAGAATAAACCCCAAGCGCTTTTATCGCCCCAAAATGATTGCCTCACCATTGCTGGGAAAACCTTTCACTCCCGCTTGATGACTGGGACTGGCAAATATGCCAATCTGACAACTATGCAGGAAAGTATTAGTGCCAGTGAATGTCAGATCGTCACCGTTGCCGTTAGACGAGTACAAACGAACGCACCCTTCGACTTGGCTCAGGGCAAGCCCGGCCATGAGGGATTAGCAGAAGCGATCGATTGGTCGAAAATCTGGATGTTACCCAACACTGCCGGTTGTCAAACGGCCGAAGAAGCGATTCGCGTGGCTCGTTTAGGGCGAGAAATGGCCAAATTATTGGGACAGGAAGACAATAACTTTATTAAACTCGAAGTTATTCCCGATCCTAAATATTTATTACCCGATCCGATCGGAACTTTGCAAGCGGCCGAACAATTAGTTAAAGAAGGTTTTGCCGTACTGCCCTATATTAACGCCGATCCTCTCTTGGCCAAACGTTTAGAGGAAGCCGGCTGCGCCACGGTTATGCCGCTAGGATCGCCGATCGGATCGGGACAGGGGCTGAAAAATGAGGCAAATATCGCGATTATCATCGAATCGGCCAAAATTCCCGTGGTGGTAGATGCCGGGATCGGTACACCCTCAGAAGCAGCCCGGGCCCTGGAAATGGGGGCCGATGCCTTATTAATTAACAGTGCGATCGCTATGGCGGCCAATCCGGCTATGATGGCCCAAGCCATGGGAATGGCGGCAAAAGCGGGACGTTTAGCCTATTTAGCGGGAAGAATGCCGATTAAGTCCTCTGCTAGTCCTAGTTCCCCCCTGACGGGAACGATCGCCTAA
- a CDS encoding nitrate ABC transporter ATP-binding protein (This model describes the ATP binding subunits of ATP-binding cassette (ABC) transporters for nitrate transport, or for bicarbonate transport, in bacteria and archaea.), whose translation MQTFTDKTVNSSTTTQPFLLVSNVAKEYPSPEGVYTVLDGVELQVNEGEFVCIIGHSGCGKSTLLNMVAGFSSPSRGQVLLQDKEVKEPGPDRMMVFQNYSLLPWKTAFENVYIGVNSVYPEKSQAEKVKIVEENLSLVGLTEAAQKKPPQLSGGMKQRVAIARALAIRPQVLILDEPFGALDAITKEELQEELLKIWQEHQLTVLMITHDIDEALFLCDRLVMMTNGPSAKIGEVLKMPFARPRVRSQITEDPRYYELRNEALDFLYNRFAHSEDPNEDAPEQPPTENLVGKIVTAIGGIALLAFVGFSLIQMFTSKTPNTANPATIEDSR comes from the coding sequence ATGCAAACTTTTACCGATAAGACCGTGAATTCCAGCACCACCACCCAGCCTTTTTTATTAGTTAGTAATGTTGCCAAAGAATACCCCTCTCCCGAAGGGGTTTACACCGTTTTAGACGGTGTGGAGCTGCAAGTTAATGAGGGGGAATTTGTCTGCATTATCGGTCACTCCGGCTGCGGTAAATCGACCCTTTTAAATATGGTAGCGGGGTTTTCTTCTCCTAGTCGTGGGCAAGTGCTGCTACAGGATAAAGAGGTTAAGGAACCAGGGCCAGACCGGATGATGGTATTCCAAAATTATTCGCTTTTGCCCTGGAAAACTGCCTTTGAGAACGTTTATATCGGGGTTAATTCGGTTTATCCCGAAAAATCTCAGGCTGAGAAGGTGAAGATCGTGGAAGAAAATCTATCCTTAGTGGGATTGACAGAAGCAGCCCAGAAAAAACCCCCTCAATTATCGGGAGGTATGAAACAACGGGTAGCGATCGCCCGCGCCCTGGCCATTCGTCCCCAAGTCCTCATCCTCGATGAACCCTTTGGGGCCCTAGATGCGATCACTAAAGAGGAATTACAGGAAGAATTGCTGAAAATCTGGCAAGAACACCAGTTAACCGTGTTGATGATTACCCACGATATCGATGAGGCTTTGTTCTTGTGCGATCGCTTGGTGATGATGACCAACGGCCCAAGCGCCAAAATCGGTGAGGTGTTAAAGATGCCTTTTGCCCGTCCCCGGGTTCGTTCCCAAATTACCGAGGATCCCCGTTACTACGAACTTCGCAATGAAGCCCTCGATTTCCTCTACAATCGTTTTGCCCATTCGGAGGATCCCAACGAGGATGCCCCCGAACAACCCCCCACAGAAAATCTCGTGGGTAAAATTGTTACTGCTATCGGTGGGATAGCCTTACTCGCTTTTGTCGGTTTTAGTCTAATACAAATGTTCACCAGCAAGACTCCCAATACTGCTAATCCGGCTACCATCGAGGACTCCAGATAA
- the ggt gene encoding gamma-glutamyltransferase → MTGKTKGAIAAGHPKTAEAGQLILEMGGNAFDGIVGSILAAFVVEFTLASAGGGGFLLAHTKEKVNTLFDFFCQTPKSKKPLTNIDFYPVAINFGGASQDFHIGRGAIATTGALRGLETVQKKLGKLPFAVVAEPAIEYARQGYILSQYNGFCLGLLASILLKDREGLKVYAPQGQLLEAGDRCVMRDFANTLEELSKKGVKDFYEGEIAHQIAKDMQEGGYLTLEDLNHYQVIERKPLKTQYRGYEILTNPPPSSGGILLAFALKLLETVNLSALEHLGAKHLQILTEVMALTNQARAQGYDNFIHQEGIEDKFLSPEFLGKYPNKWGSTTHISVIDQEGNAASATFSNGEGSAYTVPGTGIMLNNMIGEADLNPFGFHNWPVDRRLSSMMSPTMILEEGKPRFVLGSGGSNRIRTAILQVISNLIDFRQSLPDAIAASRIHWENQQLGIEPLEDRENMLENLVLPANTQVSRWQEQNMFFGGVHGVAVNDRGELTATGDPRRDGVGLVISN, encoded by the coding sequence GTGACTGGCAAAACCAAGGGCGCTATCGCCGCAGGACATCCAAAAACTGCCGAAGCTGGACAATTAATCTTAGAAATGGGCGGCAATGCCTTCGATGGGATTGTTGGCTCGATCTTAGCGGCTTTCGTGGTCGAATTTACCCTCGCTTCCGCGGGGGGCGGCGGTTTTTTACTAGCACATACCAAGGAAAAAGTCAATACCCTTTTTGATTTTTTCTGTCAAACTCCCAAATCTAAAAAACCCTTGACAAATATCGACTTTTACCCAGTGGCGATCAATTTTGGGGGTGCTAGTCAAGATTTTCACATTGGCCGAGGTGCGATCGCTACGACCGGGGCGTTACGAGGATTGGAAACAGTGCAGAAAAAACTGGGAAAATTGCCCTTTGCCGTGGTAGCGGAGCCAGCGATCGAATATGCTCGACAAGGCTACATTTTGAGCCAATATAACGGCTTTTGCCTGGGTTTACTCGCTTCGATCCTGCTCAAAGATAGAGAGGGTTTAAAAGTCTATGCTCCCCAGGGACAATTATTAGAAGCTGGCGATCGCTGTGTGATGAGGGATTTTGCCAACACCCTAGAGGAATTAAGCAAAAAAGGCGTAAAAGACTTTTATGAGGGAGAAATCGCCCACCAAATCGCCAAGGATATGCAGGAGGGCGGTTATCTTACTCTCGAAGACTTAAATCACTATCAAGTCATTGAGAGAAAACCCCTAAAAACCCAATATCGTGGTTACGAAATCCTGACTAATCCGCCTCCTAGTTCTGGAGGAATTCTCCTAGCTTTTGCCCTAAAATTACTGGAAACAGTCAATTTATCGGCTTTAGAGCATCTAGGAGCCAAACATCTGCAAATTTTAACGGAAGTGATGGCCTTAACCAATCAAGCGCGCGCCCAAGGCTACGATAATTTTATCCATCAGGAGGGAATCGAAGATAAGTTCCTCTCGCCAGAATTTTTAGGCAAATATCCCAATAAATGGGGCAGTACCACCCATATTAGCGTTATCGATCAAGAGGGCAATGCCGCCAGTGCCACCTTTTCCAACGGCGAAGGCTCGGCTTATACCGTGCCAGGGACGGGAATTATGCTCAATAATATGATCGGGGAAGCGGACTTAAATCCCTTTGGTTTTCACAATTGGCCCGTTGATCGTCGTTTATCCTCAATGATGTCCCCGACGATGATTTTAGAGGAAGGAAAGCCGCGATTTGTTCTCGGTTCTGGGGGTTCCAATCGCATTCGCACCGCTATTTTGCAAGTTATTAGCAATTTAATCGATTTTCGGCAATCTTTACCCGATGCGATTGCTGCCTCGCGCATACACTGGGAAAATCAACAATTAGGAATTGAACCTCTAGAAGATCGGGAGAATATGCTCGAAAATCTGGTTTTACCCGCAAATACTCAAGTATCCCGGTGGCAAGAACAAAATATGTTTTTTGGGGGTGTGCATGGGGTGGCAGTGAATGATCGGGGGGAATTAACCGCTACGGGCGATCCGCGTCGGGATGGAGTAGGATTAGTGATTAGTAATTAG
- a CDS encoding ABC transporter ATP-binding/substrate-binding protein (This model describes the ATP binding subunits of ATP-binding cassette (ABC) transporters for nitrate transport, or for bicarbonate transport, in bacteria and archaea.), whose protein sequence is MSAFIEVDHIDKVFPLPDGRQYIALKNIDLSVTQGEFISLIGHSGCGKSTLLNMVAGLDRPTVGGVILEGREIKGPGPDRMVVFQNYSLLPWLTVRENIALGVNRVLRHLPAAERKSVIEHSIDMVHLRHAANKRPGELSGGMKQRVAIARALALRPKVLLLDEPFGALDALTRGNLQERLMEIVEESHVTCIMVTHDVDEALLLSDRVVMLTTGPEAHIGQILDVPIPRPRHRLEVVNHPSYYALRNEIVYFLNQQKRSKKVGQPTGPVTVIGQATRLKTNPTIGFIPLTDCAPIIIAKEKGFFAEEGLEDVILQREPNWKALAQGVATGRLDAAQMVAGMPLSMTIGAGNKPSVPVISALVLSRNGNAITLSNKYRELGVEKLEDLKDALLQSPDKIATFGMVHPASMHNLLLRYWLASGGIDPDSDVNLAVIPPPQMVSLLKAGNIDGYCVGEPWNSYAVQEKLGYVIATDLDIWPGHQEKVLGVKETWAAKHPETHIAMVKALIKACEYCDDRRNREEIVNILSQPQYVGVDSAIIRPGFLDGYDRGLGTAPEPLFRFNQFYVDQANCPGRSEALWTLTQLARWGYAPFPRNWVEVIERVRRPDLFGEACRSLGLPDLEPDRHSFALFDHLIFSPDDPIGYLERFSIRRDYRVSEVLLDDPVAN, encoded by the coding sequence ATGTCTGCATTTATTGAAGTCGATCACATTGATAAGGTTTTCCCTCTCCCCGATGGCCGTCAATATATTGCCCTAAAAAATATCGATCTCAGCGTTACTCAAGGGGAATTTATCTCTTTAATCGGTCACTCCGGTTGCGGGAAATCTACCCTCTTAAATATGGTCGCCGGACTCGATCGCCCCACGGTGGGAGGGGTGATTTTAGAGGGAAGAGAAATTAAAGGCCCCGGCCCCGATCGCATGGTGGTCTTCCAGAATTATTCTCTGCTGCCTTGGTTAACCGTCCGGGAAAATATCGCCCTAGGAGTTAACCGTGTCCTGCGTCATCTGCCGGCTGCTGAACGCAAAAGTGTCATCGAACATAGTATCGATATGGTACACCTGCGCCATGCCGCCAACAAACGACCGGGAGAATTATCGGGAGGCATGAAACAACGGGTAGCGATCGCCCGCGCCCTAGCCCTACGGCCAAAAGTCCTGCTACTCGATGAACCCTTTGGGGCGCTGGATGCGTTAACCAGAGGCAATTTACAGGAACGTTTGATGGAAATCGTCGAAGAAAGCCACGTTACCTGTATCATGGTCACGCATGATGTGGATGAGGCCCTATTACTATCCGATCGAGTGGTGATGTTAACCACTGGTCCAGAGGCCCATATCGGTCAGATTCTCGATGTTCCCATTCCCCGGCCCCGGCATCGTTTAGAAGTAGTTAATCACCCTAGTTACTACGCCCTCCGTAACGAGATCGTTTATTTCCTCAACCAACAGAAGCGATCGAAGAAAGTCGGTCAACCCACCGGACCGGTGACGGTGATCGGCCAAGCTACCCGACTGAAAACCAATCCCACCATCGGTTTTATCCCCCTCACCGATTGCGCCCCGATTATTATTGCCAAAGAGAAAGGCTTCTTCGCCGAGGAAGGATTAGAGGATGTTATCCTGCAACGGGAACCCAACTGGAAAGCGCTCGCCCAAGGAGTGGCTACCGGTCGTCTCGATGCAGCCCAGATGGTGGCGGGAATGCCCCTGAGCATGACCATTGGGGCCGGCAATAAGCCCTCTGTCCCCGTGATTAGCGCTTTGGTACTCAGTCGCAACGGTAACGCCATCACCCTCAGCAATAAATACAGGGAATTGGGGGTAGAAAAACTGGAGGACTTGAAGGATGCCCTCCTGCAAAGTCCCGATAAAATCGCCACTTTCGGCATGGTTCACCCCGCCTCCATGCACAATCTACTGTTACGCTACTGGTTAGCTAGTGGCGGCATCGATCCCGATAGTGATGTCAATTTAGCCGTAATTCCGCCGCCTCAGATGGTTTCCCTACTAAAAGCGGGTAATATCGACGGTTATTGTGTGGGGGAACCCTGGAACTCCTACGCCGTTCAGGAAAAATTAGGCTACGTTATCGCCACCGATCTTGATATTTGGCCCGGACACCAGGAAAAAGTCCTCGGAGTCAAGGAAACTTGGGCGGCGAAACATCCCGAAACCCATATCGCCATGGTGAAAGCTTTAATTAAAGCCTGTGAATACTGCGATGATCGGCGTAATCGAGAAGAAATCGTCAATATTCTCAGTCAGCCCCAGTATGTGGGCGTGGATAGCGCAATTATTCGCCCCGGTTTCCTCGATGGTTACGATCGCGGTTTAGGAACTGCCCCCGAACCCCTATTCCGATTTAATCAGTTTTACGTCGATCAAGCTAACTGTCCGGGCCGGAGTGAGGCCCTATGGACCCTAACTCAGCTTGCCCGTTGGGGTTACGCACCTTTCCCCCGCAACTGGGTGGAAGTGATTGAACGCGTCCGTCGTCCCGATCTGTTTGGTGAAGCTTGCCGGTCCCTGGGCCTTCCCGATTTGGAACCCGATCGCCACAGTTTTGCCCTCTTTGATCATCTTATTTTCAGTCCCGACGATCCGATCGGCTATCTGGAACGTTTCTCGATCCGTCGCGATTATCGCGTCTCAGAAGTTCTCCTCGATGATCCCGTCGCTAATTAA